Proteins from a genomic interval of Rhizobium sp. SL42:
- the nrdI gene encoding class Ib ribonucleoside-diphosphate reductase assembly flavoprotein NrdI, which translates to MGGLVYFSSRSENTRRFVEKIGGDALRLPIDGTDEPPMPSEPFVLITPTYGGGGDKGAVPKPVIRFLNNPQTRHLLRGVIAAGNTNFGEAYGRAGKIIADKCGVPLLYRFELLGTQEDVAAVRQGLERFWTR; encoded by the coding sequence ATGGGCGGTCTCGTCTACTTCTCTAGCCGATCGGAAAACACCCGCCGCTTCGTTGAGAAGATCGGGGGCGACGCCTTGCGTCTGCCGATCGATGGAACGGACGAGCCGCCGATGCCCAGTGAGCCCTTTGTGCTGATTACGCCGACCTATGGCGGCGGTGGGGATAAGGGTGCGGTACCGAAGCCCGTCATCCGGTTTCTCAACAATCCACAGACCCGACATCTCCTCCGCGGCGTGATCGCGGCGGGCAACACGAACTTCGGCGAGGCCTATGGGCGCGCCGGCAAGATCATCGCCGACAAATGCGGCGTGCCACTCCTCTACCGGTTCGAGCTTCTCGGAACGCAAGAAGACGTTGCCGCCGTCAGACAGGGACTGGAACGATTTTGGACACGCTGA
- the nrdH gene encoding glutaredoxin-like protein NrdH: MSITVYSKPACVQCTATTRALDRQGIDYTVVDVSEDAQAFALVSELGYRQVPVVIAGEQHWAGFRPDMISALA; the protein is encoded by the coding sequence ATGTCGATCACCGTCTATTCCAAGCCCGCCTGCGTTCAATGCACCGCCACCACTCGCGCCCTTGATCGTCAGGGCATCGACTATACTGTGGTCGATGTCTCCGAGGATGCGCAGGCCTTCGCACTCGTGTCCGAACTTGGTTATCGTCAGGTGCCGGTTGTCATCGCCGGTGAGCAGCATTGGGCGGGCTTCCGCCCCGACATGATCAGCGCGTTGGCTTAA
- the pcaD gene encoding 3-oxoadipate enol-lactonase, whose protein sequence is MPYLDLAGHRLHYRIDGDVAGRPWLLFCNSLGTDLGMWDRQVAALTQTYRVLRYDRRGHGRSSAPPARYALSDLGGDVLALLDALNIDRVHFCGLSIGGLTGQWLAIHAGDRLGKVVLCATAARIGTSDGWEDRMQAVRKSGLGGLVVATSDRWFTPDFTLAEPELVGGILDRFAATSPEGYVGCCSALADADLRGELDRIYHSLLTVSGEDDAVCPPSDLKAIAANVQRGRHVALAGRHIVNIESSAAFNAVLSDFLQNG, encoded by the coding sequence ATGCCCTATCTCGATCTTGCCGGCCATCGTCTTCACTATCGAATCGACGGCGATGTCGCCGGCAGACCGTGGTTGCTGTTCTGCAATTCGCTCGGTACCGACCTCGGCATGTGGGACAGGCAGGTGGCCGCACTGACGCAGACTTACCGGGTGCTGCGCTACGACAGGCGCGGCCACGGCCGGTCTTCCGCTCCACCGGCTCGTTATGCGCTTTCCGATCTCGGCGGCGACGTTCTGGCGCTGCTCGATGCGTTGAACATCGACCGGGTGCATTTTTGCGGCCTCTCTATCGGCGGCCTGACCGGACAATGGCTTGCCATCCATGCCGGCGATCGCCTGGGCAAGGTCGTCCTCTGCGCCACCGCCGCCCGGATCGGGACAAGCGACGGCTGGGAAGACCGCATGCAAGCCGTGCGGAAGAGCGGTCTCGGCGGGCTGGTCGTAGCCACCTCAGATCGGTGGTTCACACCTGATTTCACCCTAGCAGAGCCGGAGCTGGTGGGTGGCATTCTCGACCGTTTCGCCGCAACAAGCCCAGAGGGTTACGTCGGTTGCTGCTCGGCGCTAGCAGATGCTGATCTTCGCGGCGAGCTTGACCGGATATACCATTCTTTGCTGACAGTTTCCGGCGAAGACGATGCGGTCTGCCCACCTTCAGACCTCAAGGCGATTGCCGCGAATGTGCAGCGTGGGCGGCATGTTGCGCTGGCAGGACGTCATATCGTCAACATCGAATCGTCAGCAGCGTTCAATGCCGTGCTTTCCGATTTTCTGCAAAACGGCTGA
- a CDS encoding MFS transporter, translated as MRNIDVNEIIDSGPFGRFQWTVVALCALLLVVDGYDVFVAGTVLPTLIAEWGLTKPQAGTLQAWALFGMMFGALIFGPLADRIGRKKGIAISFLLFTVATLLTGFANTPDQFKLFRFFAGLGCGGLMPNAVALMNEYAPKRLRGTMVALMFSGYSVGGMVAAGLGIGLIPHYGWKPMFFVAAVPLLLLPFVLWKLPESLGFLIRQGEQEKARRIYARIAPSARLESGDTLVFTEKRGASASIAELFRHQRALRTVMLWVAFFCCLLLVYLLSSWLPKVLQEAGYAEKASLLSLFSLNFGGMAGAIAGGWLGDRFGLPKVVVGYFLAAAASIALIGYTPSAGLLFLLVFVAGATTIGTQILLYASVAQLYNLSVRSTGLGWASGVGRIGAIVGPTLGGVLLARELPLQQNFLIFAIPAMVSALAMLIFAVSNARRTEAAQLAVA; from the coding sequence ATGCGCAATATCGATGTAAATGAGATCATAGACAGCGGGCCCTTTGGGAGGTTCCAATGGACGGTGGTCGCGCTCTGCGCGCTGCTGTTGGTCGTCGATGGCTACGACGTGTTCGTCGCCGGCACGGTCTTGCCCACGCTGATCGCCGAATGGGGCCTGACCAAACCGCAGGCCGGTACGCTTCAGGCATGGGCGCTGTTCGGCATGATGTTCGGAGCGCTGATTTTCGGTCCGTTGGCCGACAGGATCGGCCGCAAGAAGGGCATTGCGATCAGCTTCCTGCTGTTCACCGTCGCCACGCTTCTGACCGGTTTTGCCAATACGCCGGATCAGTTCAAGCTCTTCCGCTTTTTTGCCGGTCTCGGCTGCGGAGGCCTGATGCCGAATGCTGTGGCGCTGATGAACGAATATGCGCCCAAGCGTCTTCGCGGTACCATGGTCGCACTGATGTTTTCCGGATACTCGGTCGGCGGCATGGTGGCGGCTGGCCTTGGTATCGGCCTCATTCCGCACTATGGCTGGAAGCCGATGTTCTTCGTCGCGGCGGTGCCGCTGCTGCTCCTGCCATTCGTCCTCTGGAAGCTCCCGGAATCGCTCGGTTTTCTCATCCGCCAGGGGGAGCAGGAAAAGGCCCGTCGCATTTACGCACGGATCGCACCATCCGCCCGGCTCGAAAGCGGCGATACGCTGGTCTTCACGGAGAAGAGGGGCGCATCCGCCTCAATTGCTGAGCTCTTCCGCCACCAGCGTGCGCTACGCACGGTCATGCTCTGGGTCGCGTTCTTCTGCTGCCTTCTGCTGGTCTATCTTCTGTCGTCGTGGTTGCCGAAGGTTCTTCAGGAGGCCGGCTATGCCGAGAAGGCAAGCTTGCTCAGTCTTTTTTCGCTGAACTTCGGCGGTATGGCAGGGGCCATCGCCGGCGGCTGGCTGGGGGATCGTTTTGGTCTGCCGAAAGTGGTGGTCGGCTACTTTCTCGCTGCCGCCGCTTCGATCGCACTGATCGGCTACACCCCGTCGGCGGGTCTCCTGTTCCTGCTGGTTTTCGTCGCCGGCGCCACCACCATCGGCACGCAGATCCTGCTTTATGCCAGTGTCGCGCAGCTCTACAACCTTTCCGTTCGCTCTACGGGGCTGGGTTGGGCTTCGGGTGTCGGCCGCATCGGTGCAATCGTGGGGCCGACGCTCGGCGGCGTGCTGCTGGCCAGGGAACTGCCGTTGCAGCAGAACTTTCTAATTTTCGCCATCCCTGCCATGGTCTCGGCGCTCGCCATGCTGATCTTCGCCGTCAGCAATGCCCGTCGCACCGAAGCGGCGCAACTCGCCGTGGCATGA
- the benD gene encoding benzoate diol dehydrogenase BenD produces the protein MSPRYFPGRFAGKVLVVTGAAQGIGRAVALRAAKEGGRILFVDRADFVAAVAAEAEGEAAAFSADLETYEGAAAAMGFASETFGGVDILINNVGGAIRMRPFAEFEPQQIDAEIRRSLMPTLYCCHAVLSHFLARGRGTIINVSSNATRGIYRGPYSAAKGGVNAITQSLAMELADQNIRVVATAPGGTEAPPRRIPRNAAGDTEKEKAWMGEVVSQVKQSSFMRRYGTIEEQAAPILFLASEEASYITGSVLPVAGGDLG, from the coding sequence ATGAGCCCGAGGTATTTTCCGGGCCGGTTTGCCGGCAAGGTGCTGGTGGTGACCGGCGCGGCACAGGGCATTGGTCGCGCGGTTGCGCTTCGCGCGGCAAAAGAGGGTGGCCGGATTCTGTTCGTTGACCGCGCCGATTTTGTTGCCGCGGTGGCAGCGGAAGCGGAGGGCGAAGCGGCCGCCTTCAGCGCTGACCTCGAGACCTATGAGGGAGCCGCCGCAGCCATGGGCTTTGCCTCCGAAACATTCGGCGGCGTCGATATCCTGATCAACAATGTCGGTGGGGCGATCCGAATGCGGCCCTTCGCCGAGTTCGAGCCACAACAGATCGATGCGGAAATCCGTCGCTCGCTCATGCCCACGCTCTATTGCTGTCATGCCGTATTGTCGCATTTTCTTGCGCGCGGTCGCGGCACAATCATCAATGTTTCGTCCAATGCGACACGCGGCATATATCGCGGCCCCTATTCGGCGGCAAAAGGCGGCGTGAACGCAATTACCCAATCGTTGGCCATGGAACTGGCGGACCAAAACATTCGCGTGGTCGCAACTGCGCCCGGCGGAACGGAAGCACCGCCGCGTCGTATTCCGCGCAATGCGGCCGGTGATACGGAGAAGGAGAAGGCCTGGATGGGCGAGGTCGTGAGCCAGGTGAAGCAATCGAGCTTCATGCGTCGCTACGGCACCATCGAGGAGCAGGCAGCGCCGATCCTTTTCCTTGCCTCGGAAGAGGCATCCTACATTACCGGCAGCGTGCTGCCGGTTGCCGGGGGAGATCTCGGCTGA
- the benC gene encoding benzoate 1,2-dioxygenase electron transfer component BenC, with product MCYQIALNFEDGVTRFIGCNSGEKLLDAAYRAKINLPMDCSDGVCGTCKCRAESGSYDLGDDYIEDALTADEAGSGMVLTCQMRPTSDCVLTIPTTSLACKTGHQKFSATVAAVTPHHDAAIVLELDVDATAAPAFLPGQYVNIDVPGSGQSRSYSFSSAPGDKRLGFLIKKIPGGVMSNWLADAKPGDRLDITGPLGSFYLREVKRPLLFLAGGTGLAPFLSMLEVLARAGSEQVIHMIYGVTRDLDLVLVEEIAAYAARLLNFSFITVVADEVSNHPHKGWVTQHMPAEVLHGGDVDVYLCGPPPMVDAVRRHFDVTGVLPANFHYEKFTPNAPAREAA from the coding sequence ATGTGCTACCAGATCGCATTGAATTTTGAGGATGGCGTAACGCGTTTCATCGGATGCAACAGCGGCGAGAAGCTTCTAGACGCCGCCTATCGCGCCAAGATCAACCTGCCGATGGATTGTTCCGATGGCGTATGCGGCACCTGCAAATGTCGCGCCGAAAGCGGCAGCTACGACCTTGGCGACGACTACATCGAGGATGCCTTGACCGCCGACGAAGCCGGAAGCGGGATGGTGCTGACCTGCCAGATGAGGCCGACGTCCGACTGCGTTCTGACGATCCCGACGACCTCGCTCGCCTGCAAGACCGGACACCAGAAATTCTCTGCGACCGTTGCGGCCGTGACGCCGCACCACGATGCGGCGATTGTTCTGGAACTGGATGTGGACGCAACTGCCGCACCCGCCTTCCTGCCTGGTCAGTATGTCAATATCGATGTGCCCGGTAGCGGACAGAGCCGGTCCTATTCCTTCTCCTCGGCTCCCGGCGACAAGCGCCTGGGATTCCTGATCAAAAAGATCCCAGGCGGCGTGATGAGCAACTGGCTTGCCGACGCGAAACCCGGCGATCGGCTCGACATTACCGGGCCGCTTGGGAGCTTCTATCTGCGCGAGGTGAAACGCCCGCTGCTTTTTCTTGCCGGTGGCACGGGGCTCGCGCCGTTTCTCTCCATGCTGGAGGTTCTGGCGCGTGCAGGCTCAGAGCAAGTGATCCACATGATCTACGGGGTGACCCGTGACCTTGACCTGGTGCTTGTCGAAGAGATCGCGGCCTATGCCGCCCGCCTGCTGAACTTTTCCTTCATAACTGTTGTGGCAGATGAGGTTTCAAACCACCCGCACAAGGGCTGGGTGACGCAGCATATGCCGGCCGAAGTCCTGCACGGGGGTGACGTCGATGTTTACCTCTGTGGTCCGCCGCCGATGGTCGATGCGGTCCGCCGGCATTTTGACGTGACCGGCGTGTTACCTGCAAACTTCCACTACGAAAAGTTCACGCCAAATGCTCCTGCGAGGGAAGCGGCATGA
- the benB gene encoding benzoate 1,2-dioxygenase small subunit has product MSIPYDSICAFLFREARFLDDRQWDEWLTCYAPDVTYWMPAWDDDDAITEDPHSQISLIFYPNRDGLEDRVFRIKTERSGASTPEPRTSHNVTNVEVMAERGGEVDVRYNFHTLNHRYKVTDQFFGTMFVTLRKDGDKLLISNKKIVLKNDYIRQVIDVYHI; this is encoded by the coding sequence ATGAGCATTCCCTATGACAGCATCTGTGCTTTCCTCTTCCGCGAAGCGCGCTTCCTCGACGATCGGCAATGGGACGAATGGCTCACCTGTTATGCGCCCGACGTTACCTACTGGATGCCAGCCTGGGACGATGACGATGCGATCACCGAGGATCCTCACTCGCAGATTTCGCTGATCTTCTATCCCAACCGTGATGGGCTGGAAGACCGGGTCTTCCGCATCAAGACCGAGCGCTCCGGCGCCTCGACGCCGGAGCCGCGCACCAGCCACAACGTGACCAATGTCGAGGTGATGGCTGAAAGGGGCGGGGAGGTGGACGTGCGCTACAACTTCCACACGCTCAATCATCGCTACAAGGTCACCGACCAATTCTTTGGCACGATGTTCGTCACGTTGCGGAAAGATGGCGACAAGCTGCTGATATCGAACAAGAAAATCGTTCTGAAGAACGATTACATCCGCCAGGTAATCGACGTTTATCACATCTGA
- a CDS encoding Rieske 2Fe-2S domain-containing protein, with protein MSAIIDKARDLDHLLATAVEDDHEAGTFRCRRDIFTDEDLFALEMKHIFESNWVYLAHESQVPENNDYYTTYIGRQPVVITRDKTGALNAVINACAHRGAMLCRRKHGNKGSFTCPFHGWTFSNTGKLLKVKDEKSTQYPEQFAKNGSHDLTRVARFENYRGFLFGSLKEDVAPLVDYLGEARVIIDQIVDQAPQGLEVLRGNSSYIYDGNWKLQMENGCDGYHVSSVHWNYAATMGRRKEEGTKAVDANSWSKSVAGVYGFENGHILLWTNTMNPEVRPVYGQREEIKARVGEEKADFIINQTRNLCIYPNVFLMDQFSTQIRVTRPISVDKTEISIFCFAPKGESAEDRAVRIRQYEDFFNVSGMGTADDLEEFRACQSGYAGTAALWNDLSRGAPLWIDGPDDNAKRMGLKPLLSGERSEDEGLFVRQHEYWVTVMREALAAERQGVVA; from the coding sequence ATGTCCGCGATTATCGATAAGGCACGTGACCTCGATCATCTGCTTGCCACTGCCGTTGAGGACGATCATGAAGCCGGCACATTCCGTTGCCGCCGCGACATCTTCACCGACGAAGACCTGTTCGCACTTGAAATGAAACACATCTTCGAAAGCAACTGGGTCTATCTGGCGCATGAAAGCCAGGTCCCGGAGAACAACGATTATTATACCACCTATATCGGCCGGCAGCCTGTCGTCATCACGCGCGACAAGACCGGTGCGTTGAATGCCGTCATCAACGCCTGCGCCCACCGTGGTGCAATGCTCTGTAGGCGCAAGCATGGCAACAAGGGCAGCTTCACCTGCCCGTTCCACGGTTGGACTTTTTCCAACACGGGCAAACTCCTGAAGGTGAAGGACGAGAAGTCGACCCAGTATCCGGAGCAATTCGCCAAGAACGGTTCGCACGATCTGACGCGTGTCGCGCGCTTCGAGAACTATCGCGGTTTCCTGTTCGGCAGCCTCAAGGAAGATGTCGCACCGCTCGTCGACTATCTCGGCGAGGCACGGGTCATCATCGACCAGATCGTCGATCAGGCGCCCCAGGGTCTGGAAGTGCTGCGCGGAAATTCTTCCTACATCTATGACGGCAACTGGAAGCTCCAGATGGAAAACGGCTGCGATGGTTATCACGTCTCGTCCGTGCACTGGAACTATGCGGCCACTATGGGACGCCGCAAGGAAGAGGGTACCAAGGCGGTCGACGCCAATTCGTGGAGCAAGTCGGTCGCCGGCGTTTATGGTTTCGAGAACGGCCATATCCTGCTCTGGACAAATACGATGAACCCGGAGGTGCGCCCGGTCTACGGTCAGCGCGAGGAAATCAAGGCGCGTGTCGGTGAGGAAAAGGCCGACTTTATCATCAACCAGACGCGCAACCTCTGCATCTATCCGAACGTCTTCCTGATGGACCAGTTCTCGACGCAGATTCGCGTGACGCGCCCGATCAGCGTCGACAAGACGGAGATCAGCATCTTCTGTTTCGCGCCGAAGGGTGAAAGCGCCGAGGACCGAGCCGTGCGGATCCGGCAGTACGAGGATTTCTTCAACGTCTCCGGCATGGGCACGGCAGACGATCTGGAGGAATTCCGTGCCTGCCAGTCCGGCTATGCCGGCACGGCGGCCTTGTGGAACGACCTGTCGCGTGGCGCGCCACTATGGATTGATGGTCCCGATGACAATGCCAAGCGGATGGGACTTAAGCCGCTGCTCTCGGGCGAGCGCAGCGAGGACGAGGGACTGTTCGTGCGACAGCACGAATACTGGGTGACCGTCATGCGTGAGGCACTGGCGGCGGAAAGACAGGGAGTGGTCGCATGA
- the catA gene encoding catechol 1,2-dioxygenase, with protein sequence MSVKIFGRPDVQDFLKVLSGLDKDGGNPRVKQVVHRIMSDLFRTIDDLDITPDEYWTAIAWLNEIGATGQAGLISPGLGLDHFLDERLDAIDAELGIDNPTPRTIEGPLYVAGAPVSKGFARLDDGADTNGHTLVMHGTVYDAGGKPLPGATVEVWHCDTRGFYSHFDPTGKQAPFNMRRTIVADDKGCYKFRSIVPNGYGVPPGSPTERLLSALGRHGQRPAHIHFFISAEGHRKLTTQINIEGDPLVHDDFAYATRDGLVPPVIERTDAASIAANSLQGPFAEIVFDIHLTALVDGVDNQINEQRKRAAA encoded by the coding sequence ATGAGTGTGAAGATTTTTGGCAGACCCGATGTCCAGGATTTCCTGAAGGTCCTGAGCGGGCTCGATAAAGACGGCGGCAATCCGCGCGTCAAACAGGTCGTGCACAGGATCATGTCGGACCTATTCAGAACAATCGATGATCTCGATATTACCCCGGACGAATACTGGACAGCCATCGCCTGGCTCAACGAGATCGGCGCGACGGGACAAGCGGGCCTGATCTCGCCCGGCCTTGGTCTCGACCACTTCCTTGACGAGCGCCTCGATGCAATCGACGCGGAACTCGGCATTGACAACCCGACCCCGCGGACCATCGAAGGGCCGCTCTATGTGGCCGGTGCGCCGGTCTCGAAGGGGTTTGCCCGTCTCGACGACGGCGCGGACACGAATGGCCATACGCTGGTCATGCATGGGACTGTCTATGATGCCGGCGGCAAGCCGTTGCCGGGTGCGACCGTGGAGGTCTGGCACTGTGATACTCGCGGTTTCTATTCGCATTTCGACCCGACGGGTAAGCAGGCGCCATTCAACATGCGCCGCACCATCGTTGCCGACGACAAGGGCTGTTACAAATTTCGCAGCATCGTGCCGAACGGTTACGGTGTGCCACCGGGCAGCCCGACGGAGCGGCTTCTCTCTGCTCTCGGTCGCCACGGCCAGCGCCCCGCGCATATCCATTTCTTCATCAGCGCCGAAGGCCACCGCAAACTGACAACGCAGATCAACATCGAAGGCGACCCGCTGGTTCATGACGATTTTGCCTATGCGACGCGCGACGGCCTGGTTCCGCCGGTGATCGAACGCACCGACGCGGCGAGCATCGCGGCCAATAGCCTCCAGGGGCCTTTTGCCGAGATCGTGTTCGATATCCACCTGACGGCGCTGGTCGATGGTGTCGACAACCAGATCAACGAGCAGCGCAAGCGCGCCGCGGCCTGA
- the catC gene encoding muconolactone Delta-isomerase, giving the protein MLFHVRMDVNIPGDLPQAEAAEIIAREKAYSQALQASGKWRHIWRIAGAYANYSVFDVKDNAELHEILSGLPLFKFMQIQVAPLVRHPSSVRDDDT; this is encoded by the coding sequence ATGCTTTTTCACGTACGGATGGATGTGAATATTCCCGGCGATTTGCCGCAGGCGGAGGCCGCCGAGATCATTGCGCGGGAAAAGGCCTATTCGCAGGCGCTGCAGGCGAGCGGCAAATGGCGGCATATCTGGCGCATCGCCGGGGCCTACGCGAACTACAGCGTCTTCGACGTGAAGGACAATGCCGAGTTGCACGAGATCCTGTCCGGCCTGCCGCTGTTCAAGTTCATGCAGATCCAGGTGGCGCCCCTCGTGCGCCATCCTTCGTCGGTCCGGGACGATGACACCTGA
- a CDS encoding muconate/chloromuconate family cycloisomerase has product MNKLFSPIAPTASTAPTVERIETLLVDLPTIRPHKLSVATMDGQTLMLVKIHCSDGIVGIGEGTTIGGLAYGGESPEGMKLAIDTYFAPVLVGQDAARVQVLMARIGKMVKENRFAKSAVETALLDAHGKRLGLPVSELLGGRRRDRLPVAWTLASGDTAKDIAEAERMLGLRRHRIFKLKIGAKGLKEDIAHVSAIKQALGERGAVRVDVNMAWSETEAAYGMAALADAGCDLVEQPVASTATLARLVRRFPVALMADEALTGPESAFEIAIIAGADVFAVKIAQSGGLYGAQRVAAIADAAGIGLYGGTMLEGAVGTIASAQVFSTFANLQWGTELFGPLLLTEEILARPLDYSDFELAVPDGPGLGIELDEERVAFFARDGLRKTISAG; this is encoded by the coding sequence ATGAACAAGCTATTTTCACCCATTGCACCGACTGCAAGCACCGCTCCCACCGTCGAGCGGATCGAGACTCTGCTCGTCGACCTGCCAACCATCCGACCGCATAAATTATCGGTCGCCACGATGGACGGGCAGACCTTGATGCTCGTGAAGATCCATTGCAGCGACGGGATCGTCGGCATTGGCGAAGGTACGACCATCGGCGGGCTCGCCTATGGCGGGGAGAGTCCCGAGGGCATGAAGCTCGCAATCGATACCTATTTCGCGCCGGTTTTGGTCGGACAGGATGCCGCCCGCGTGCAGGTACTGATGGCGCGCATTGGCAAGATGGTGAAGGAGAATCGCTTCGCCAAGAGTGCAGTGGAAACGGCGCTGCTCGATGCGCATGGCAAGCGGCTCGGCCTGCCGGTCAGCGAGCTTTTGGGCGGTCGCCGTCGCGACCGTCTGCCGGTTGCCTGGACCCTTGCCTCCGGCGACACGGCCAAGGATATCGCAGAGGCGGAGCGAATGCTCGGACTGCGCCGTCACCGCATCTTCAAGCTGAAGATCGGAGCGAAGGGGTTGAAGGAGGACATCGCCCATGTCTCCGCGATCAAGCAGGCGCTTGGGGAACGAGGCGCGGTCCGGGTCGATGTCAACATGGCATGGAGCGAGACCGAAGCGGCTTATGGCATGGCGGCGCTGGCCGATGCCGGTTGCGACTTGGTCGAGCAACCCGTCGCCTCAACTGCGACCCTTGCCCGGTTGGTGCGCCGTTTCCCCGTGGCACTGATGGCCGACGAGGCGCTGACGGGGCCGGAATCCGCCTTCGAAATTGCAATAATTGCCGGCGCAGACGTCTTCGCCGTCAAGATCGCGCAGAGTGGTGGCCTCTACGGCGCACAGCGCGTTGCGGCTATCGCGGACGCGGCCGGGATCGGGCTCTACGGCGGGACCATGCTTGAGGGTGCGGTTGGCACGATCGCCTCGGCGCAGGTCTTCTCGACGTTTGCCAACCTGCAATGGGGCACGGAACTGTTTGGTCCGCTGCTTCTGACGGAAGAAATTCTCGCGAGACCGCTGGACTACAGCGACTTCGAGCTTGCCGTGCCGGACGGACCGGGGCTCGGCATCGAACTGGATGAGGAGCGGGTCGCGTTCTTCGCCCGCGATGGTCTGCGCAAGACGATCAGCGCAGGGTGA
- a CDS encoding LysR family transcriptional regulator: MDLRQLRYFVAVARERNFTRAAEILHIAQPPLSRQIQLLEEELGVPLIIRKSRPVRLTEAGRLFYEQSLQVLGRVEQMRTATRRVGLNQNSIFSIGFVASTLYGGLPSLVRKLRQHAPELDIQLLEMVSVQQIPALKEGRIDIGFGRLRHSDPNVTGIVLREERLVVAIPKGTPLAESNSPLPVAALADRKIIVYPKEPRPSYADQVLSLLQGHDARPSEVHEVREIQTALGLVAADAGLCIIPASARQMRSDVHYRLIEEKDFTSPVILNQRAGDTSPSIGLVKMLIQEMYAEKPPWLDTDNNYIP; the protein is encoded by the coding sequence ATGGATCTTCGTCAGCTCCGTTATTTCGTTGCGGTCGCGCGCGAACGCAATTTCACCCGCGCAGCGGAAATCCTGCATATCGCGCAGCCTCCACTTAGCCGGCAGATCCAGTTGCTGGAGGAAGAACTGGGCGTCCCGCTGATCATCCGAAAAAGCCGGCCGGTGCGACTGACGGAGGCGGGACGGCTCTTCTATGAGCAATCCCTGCAGGTTCTCGGCCGGGTCGAACAGATGCGCACGGCGACACGCCGGGTGGGGCTGAACCAGAACAGCATCTTTTCCATCGGCTTTGTCGCCTCCACCCTCTATGGCGGCTTGCCATCGCTGGTCCGCAAGCTCCGTCAGCACGCGCCGGAACTCGATATCCAGCTTCTCGAAATGGTCTCGGTACAACAGATCCCGGCCTTGAAGGAAGGGCGCATCGACATCGGCTTCGGCCGCCTGCGCCACAGCGATCCCAACGTCACCGGCATCGTACTGCGCGAGGAACGATTGGTGGTTGCCATTCCGAAGGGCACGCCGCTCGCCGAAAGCAACAGCCCCCTTCCCGTCGCCGCGCTCGCCGACCGGAAGATCATCGTCTACCCGAAGGAGCCACGACCGAGCTATGCCGATCAGGTGCTCAGTCTGCTGCAGGGCCACGACGCCCGCCCTTCCGAGGTCCACGAGGTCCGAGAGATCCAGACTGCGCTCGGTCTCGTTGCCGCAGATGCAGGCCTGTGCATCATTCCCGCCTCAGCCCGCCAGATGCGCTCAGACGTGCACTACCGGCTGATTGAGGAGAAAGACTTTACCTCTCCAGTCATCCTCAACCAGCGAGCCGGCGACACTTCTCCCTCCATCGGCCTGGTCAAGATGCTCATCCAGGAAATGTATGCCGAAAAGCCGCCTTGGCTGGACACCGACAACAATTACATCCCCTGA